A single Fusobacterium perfoetens ATCC 29250 DNA region contains:
- a CDS encoding YifB family Mg chelatase-like AAA ATPase: protein MIVKIKSLGYFGIDSFLTEVEVDISNGLPTFNIVGLGDTTINESKERIKAGIRNSGYKLEPKRITVNLTPANIKKVGTHFDLPITVGILCGQKTFSYKEYILENYLFMGEISLSGDLKRTQGIVNGAIIAKDLGYKGIVIPFDNLKEGNLIKGIDVIVVKNLKDIENFLTTGEFQKIETYINDNEEIENIYDEDLDFSHVKGQEKAKRALEICAAGGHNFLMIGTPGCGKTMLAKRIMSILPPITEEEKIELTKLYSIAGKLTEENPIITKRPFRTPHHTSSGVAIIGGGRTPALGEITLANKGVLFLDEVVEFKKDIIENLREPLEEKKISITRAGYRVEFPTDFILIAACNPCKCGFSLEPSEICTCTPREISNYMKKLSGPILDRIDLKIEMTRLSEDELLDNIPRETSEEIRKRVIKAREIQKERFNSDKLNSHMTRNDIEKFVVLDENLKNLLKTAIKNLNLSARAYDRILKVARTIADLSNSKTIEKEHLFEAISYRINER, encoded by the coding sequence ATGATAGTAAAAATCAAAAGTTTAGGTTATTTTGGAATAGATTCCTTTTTAACAGAGGTTGAAGTTGATATCTCTAATGGACTACCAACTTTTAATATAGTAGGACTTGGGGATACTACTATAAATGAAAGTAAAGAGAGAATAAAAGCTGGTATAAGAAATAGTGGCTATAAATTAGAGCCTAAAAGAATTACAGTTAATCTTACTCCAGCAAATATAAAAAAAGTAGGAACTCATTTTGATTTACCTATAACTGTTGGAATTCTCTGTGGACAAAAAACTTTTAGCTATAAAGAATATATCTTAGAAAACTATCTTTTTATGGGAGAAATTTCTCTTAGTGGTGATTTAAAAAGAACTCAAGGAATTGTAAATGGAGCTATTATTGCTAAAGATTTGGGATATAAGGGAATTGTAATTCCTTTTGATAATTTAAAAGAGGGAAATTTAATAAAAGGAATAGATGTAATAGTTGTAAAAAATTTAAAAGATATAGAAAATTTTTTAACAACAGGAGAATTTCAAAAAATAGAAACTTACATTAATGATAATGAAGAAATAGAAAATATATATGATGAAGACTTAGATTTTTCTCATGTAAAAGGACAAGAAAAAGCAAAAAGAGCTTTAGAAATTTGTGCTGCTGGTGGACATAATTTTTTAATGATAGGAACTCCTGGTTGTGGTAAAACTATGTTAGCTAAAAGAATAATGTCAATTTTACCACCTATTACAGAGGAAGAAAAAATAGAGCTTACTAAACTTTACAGTATAGCTGGAAAATTAACAGAGGAAAATCCTATAATTACAAAAAGACCTTTTAGAACTCCACACCACACAAGTAGCGGAGTAGCTATTATTGGTGGTGGAAGAACTCCAGCTTTAGGAGAAATTACCTTAGCAAATAAAGGAGTTTTATTTTTAGATGAAGTTGTAGAATTTAAAAAAGATATTATTGAAAATTTAAGAGAACCTTTAGAGGAGAAAAAAATTTCTATAACAAGGGCTGGGTATAGGGTAGAATTTCCTACAGACTTTATTCTTATTGCTGCTTGTAACCCTTGTAAATGTGGCTTTAGTTTAGAGCCTTCTGAAATTTGTACCTGTACACCTAGAGAAATTTCAAATTATATGAAAAAACTATCTGGCCCAATATTAGATAGAATAGATTTAAAAATAGAAATGACTAGATTATCAGAAGATGAACTTTTAGATAACATTCCAAGGGAAACTTCTGAAGAAATTAGAAAAAGAGTTATAAAAGCTAGAGAGATTCAAAAAGAAAGATTTAATTCAGATAAATTAAATAGTCATATGACTAGAAATGATATCGAAAAATTTGTAGTTTTAGATGAAAATTTAAAAAATTTATTAAAAACAGCTATAAAAAATCTTAACTTATCAGCTAGAGCCTATGATAGAATATTAAAGGTAGCTCGTACAATAGCCGATTTATCTAATAGTAAAACTATAGAAAAAGAGCATTTATTTGAGGCTATTTCATATAGAATAAATGAAAGGTAG
- a CDS encoding phosphatidate cytidylyltransferase, producing the protein MLNRILIAILGIPVLMFIYLKGDIYLLLLASIIIGIALHEFYKMSEVVEIKPYKNLGVLTGVLIPNVMYFVGLEETFGLIILSLVLMLGIRVIKNQIENTTRDVGTSLLGIIYIGLMFGHIIMFQGLENGGKWLIAVQIMVWVCDTAAYFVGMSIGRKFFKEGFSIISPKKSKEGAIGGIIFTILSLFVINKIFHLSDNNIAIFWLGLIVSITAQIGDLAESMFKREFKTKDSSRILGEHGGILDRFDSMIFVIPMAYYILKIFE; encoded by the coding sequence ATGCTGAATAGAATATTAATAGCCATATTAGGTATTCCTGTATTAATGTTTATATATTTAAAAGGAGATATTTATTTATTATTACTTGCTAGTATAATTATAGGTATAGCTCTACATGAATTTTATAAAATGTCAGAGGTTGTAGAAATAAAACCTTATAAAAATTTAGGTGTATTAACAGGGGTATTAATCCCAAATGTTATGTATTTTGTGGGGCTTGAAGAAACTTTTGGACTTATAATTCTATCTTTAGTTTTAATGTTAGGTATAAGAGTTATAAAAAATCAAATAGAAAATACAACTAGAGATGTTGGAACAAGTTTATTAGGAATAATTTATATTGGTTTGATGTTTGGACATATTATAATGTTTCAAGGTCTTGAGAATGGTGGTAAATGGCTTATTGCAGTTCAAATTATGGTATGGGTATGTGATACAGCAGCATATTTTGTTGGAATGAGTATTGGAAGAAAATTCTTTAAAGAAGGATTTTCTATAATCAGCCCTAAAAAATCAAAAGAGGGAGCTATTGGAGGAATTATTTTTACGATTCTTAGTTTATTTGTAATAAATAAAATATTTCATTTATCAGATAATAATATAGCAATATTTTGGTTAGGATTAATAGTAAGTATAACAGCACAAATCGGAGATTTGGCTGAATCAATGTTTAAAAGAGAATTTAAAACAAAAGATTCAAGTAGAATTTTAGGAGAACATGGTGGGATACTTGATAGATTTGACAGTATGATTTTTGTTATTCCAATGGCATATTATATATTAAAAATATTTGAATAA
- a CDS encoding YheT family hydrolase: protein MIEYKPNWLFKHKHINTCFPTLFRKIKLDYTEREKINTFDGDILYINWVKNNNKKLLILCHGLEGSSKSKYIQGHGKYFSERGWDIIAINYRGCVGENQKPSAYHGGLTDDLKLLIEEKGKDYEIVVIGGFSLGGNIVLKYLGTETYPKNLKCGFAVSPPCDFFSSNNQLKKPENKIYSIRFLKKLKNKCEEKYQNHPEWRKFINIEKIRESKTIEEFDDAYTGRFFGFNGYKDYYSKVSSKKNIVNISIPTYILTPLDDPMMGKECYPYEEANQNKNITLETPTYGGHVGFASFKDYPYILEEKTYEFVRKVLEKSF, encoded by the coding sequence ATGATAGAATACAAACCAAATTGGCTTTTTAAACACAAGCATATAAATACTTGTTTTCCAACATTATTTAGAAAAATAAAATTAGATTATACAGAGAGAGAAAAAATAAATACTTTTGATGGAGATATTCTCTATATTAACTGGGTAAAAAATAATAATAAAAAGCTTTTAATACTTTGTCATGGATTAGAGGGAAGTTCTAAAAGCAAATATATTCAAGGACATGGAAAATATTTTTCTGAAAGAGGTTGGGATATAATAGCTATAAATTATAGAGGTTGTGTTGGAGAAAATCAAAAACCCTCTGCTTATCATGGAGGACTTACAGATGATTTAAAACTTTTAATTGAAGAAAAGGGAAAAGATTATGAAATTGTTGTAATAGGTGGATTTAGTTTAGGTGGAAATATTGTACTTAAATATTTAGGAACAGAAACATATCCTAAAAATTTAAAATGTGGTTTTGCTGTATCTCCTCCTTGTGACTTTTTTTCATCTAATAATCAATTAAAGAAACCAGAAAATAAAATTTATTCTATAAGATTTTTAAAAAAGTTAAAAAACAAATGTGAAGAAAAATATCAAAATCACCCTGAATGGAGAAAATTTATAAATATTGAAAAAATAAGAGAATCTAAAACAATAGAAGAGTTTGATGATGCTTACACAGGAAGATTCTTTGGTTTTAATGGTTATAAAGATTATTATTCAAAAGTAAGTAGTAAAAAAAATATTGTAAATATTTCTATTCCTACTTATATATTAACTCCATTAGATGACCCTATGATGGGAAAAGAATGTTATCCATATGAAGAAGCTAATCAAAATAAAAATATTACTTTAGAAACTCCTACTTATGGTGGTCATGTTGGTTTTGCTTCTTTTAAGGATTATCCTTATATTTTAGAAGAAAAAACTTACGAATTTGTAAGAAAAGTTTTAGAAAAATCTTTTTAA
- a CDS encoding nitroreductase family protein: protein MDFKNLQNLRESCRVYKDTKVPRELLTELVEVARFSPSGCNSQPWHFIIVDEKEAHDKVVEAFDDNGLTGCPWGDKVPAFIVICEEKAKLMPGVAEHYGSQHFAQMDIGMAAMAICYEATALGLGTCMIGTINQEKIKKSLGIPEDKIVRLVITVGYPATNDGPRKKIRKNLDEILSYNKW, encoded by the coding sequence ATGGATTTTAAAAATTTACAAAATTTACGTGAAAGTTGTCGTGTGTACAAAGACACAAAAGTTCCTAGAGAGCTTTTAACTGAATTAGTTGAAGTTGCCCGTTTTAGTCCTAGTGGTTGTAACTCTCAACCTTGGCATTTCATCATAGTTGATGAAAAAGAAGCTCACGATAAAGTTGTGGAAGCTTTTGATGACAATGGACTTACAGGTTGCCCTTGGGGAGATAAAGTTCCAGCTTTTATAGTTATTTGTGAAGAAAAAGCAAAATTAATGCCTGGTGTAGCTGAACATTATGGTTCACAACATTTTGCTCAAATGGATATCGGTATGGCTGCTATGGCTATCTGTTATGAGGCTACTGCTCTTGGTCTTGGTACTTGTATGATTGGAACTATTAATCAAGAAAAAATAAAAAAATCTCTAGGAATTCCTGAAGATAAAATAGTTCGTCTTGTAATTACAGTTGGATATCCTGCTACAAATGATGGTCCAAGAAAGAAAATAAGAAAAAATTTAGATGAAATTTTATCATATAATAAATGGTAA
- a CDS encoding autotransporter outer membrane beta-barrel domain-containing protein: MKDNIEKSLKRWLKRKVKVTLALITTFLITGSIGYADFIIEDIAGGKKLTGNNNESFTEYKSSEHGGMTLDQFKEIHITVTDKSGLKTWSGRYDLPNTDLYITVNGKASNSDGIHLTNWNPHIVLNKYVANIDAPISDALNLSRDATSAYATINYLDVTVKQGHGIRANSSIQSENEIHKITINESAKIDIYGKGYTAVFAGCDETLRDNSKGKGEIYLKGITNINLFENNSYGIWAGKDGYIEVGDVVINGYKDNNGIVANNKSLGGFIFGGKNRHGSEILLKGNNVTINLNSGKAIWADSEYGKITSENNKEILYNIKGDILASNSGLINLNIASGSLINGNATSNKGNLTLNFSGEGQHLWRNSSENNTVMGIENSNGGKISLTGSNLIMEVNGKQLTGESAKQVGTNSTVTSFFDDVTQGIKIEGKENKFEIAGINEFKSSDIAITSKNANMVFNGTNRFEGNNYLIQKYDKENLMVRPVIQAIEGGNISLSGNTTIISNTGEDGQKDDIKINNVGIYTEGKDSSSTVNGSLTIISGNDIFEKEDNPYNPDDIYTEKAKEIIENTDISLMATAGGKIKVEGKDESKIYLIGDIISGKEKSLIEINNGKNSSTIVVGEVLAANGGKVNLDMSNGGYFVGRVDDYSSRDFDGIGLRNDKFSSDITSGGEVTLNLGNNAMWNVIGQSFITNLNFTDGGGVVDLTYEGNALRIKNLTGEGTFNLTLNAEEKELGNMLYIYDVGTGIEALSLDDNSDGQESKVLTQKINLTDSVLSLDYGEKLRFATLGKNAYGKVTFEVNEVKERGINNVSFETHNEDYDINDEENKVYNGDGASANKPGDSLVSGNKEQTKDNTSTTLEITLADDETTTEEGKFIASENWYLTRVGEEINDGGKTILEMSRANYASAVYMDNLNKRLGDMSFVDGDEGIWTRIRNDRVGEDKEYRLRNNMYQLGYDKTYPMDDGKGNEYRGIALEYTEGTMEYKNIIGEADIDRVALWLYDTNVYNDGFYSDYVFRVGRMSNNFSINGRETGAKVEGDFRNLFLGASAEFGKRYDLTEKTYFEPQAQLQYTYIEDVDYTTNQGTRVDYSDIHSLIGRIGFRLGHDFYNDNGKDNTIYLKADVNHEFLGEQDVNAVDMTGSLGEEFRNYKNKGTWYDVGIGAAKNMTENLYVYADIERQFGHRDDNSWQFNLGFRYKFSSIKDFSLTNLFDFDKSEIKPEGKETIEKVSKELNKKKYKGTLKLEGHTDWTGTREYNQGLSERRAKAVEEELKKNVTNEKLKYETKGYGEDRPVVDNRTKEGRAKNRRVEVKYEK, translated from the coding sequence ATGAAAGATAATATTGAAAAAAGTTTGAAGAGATGGCTTAAGAGAAAAGTTAAAGTAACATTGGCGTTAATAACTACTTTTTTAATAACTGGTAGTATTGGTTATGCTGATTTTATAATTGAAGATATCGCAGGTGGGAAAAAATTAACTGGAAATAATAATGAAAGTTTTACCGAATATAAATCTTCAGAACATGGGGGAATGACCTTAGACCAATTTAAAGAAATACATATTACTGTTACAGATAAATCAGGATTAAAAACATGGAGTGGTAGATATGATTTACCAAATACTGATTTATATATTACTGTTAATGGGAAGGCATCAAACTCTGATGGAATTCATTTAACAAACTGGAATCCTCATATAGTATTAAATAAGTATGTTGCAAATATAGACGCTCCTATATCAGATGCTTTAAATTTAAGTCGTGATGCTACTTCAGCATATGCAACTATAAATTATTTAGATGTTACAGTAAAACAAGGACATGGAATAAGAGCTAATTCATCAATACAAAGTGAAAATGAAATTCATAAAATTACTATAAATGAATCAGCTAAAATTGATATTTATGGTAAGGGTTATACTGCTGTTTTTGCAGGTTGTGATGAAACTTTAAGAGATAACTCAAAAGGAAAAGGGGAAATATATTTAAAAGGAATAACAAATATAAATTTATTTGAAAATAATTCTTATGGTATATGGGCAGGAAAAGATGGATATATTGAAGTTGGAGATGTAGTTATAAATGGATATAAAGATAATAATGGTATAGTTGCTAATAATAAGAGCCTAGGTGGATTTATATTTGGTGGAAAAAATAGACATGGCAGTGAAATATTATTAAAGGGAAATAATGTAACTATTAATCTTAATTCAGGAAAAGCTATTTGGGCTGATAGTGAATATGGAAAAATTACTTCTGAAAATAATAAAGAAATATTATATAATATAAAAGGAGACATTTTAGCTTCTAATAGTGGATTAATAAATTTAAATATTGCTTCAGGCTCTTTAATAAATGGGAATGCTACTTCAAATAAAGGAAATTTAACTCTTAATTTTTCTGGAGAAGGACAACATTTATGGAGAAACTCTTCTGAAAATAATACTGTTATGGGAATAGAAAATAGTAATGGAGGAAAAATTTCTTTAACTGGTAGTAATCTTATTATGGAAGTAAATGGAAAACAATTAACTGGAGAAAGCGCAAAACAAGTTGGTACTAATTCAACTGTAACTAGTTTTTTTGATGATGTAACTCAAGGAATAAAGATTGAAGGAAAAGAAAATAAATTTGAAATAGCTGGAATAAATGAATTCAAATCTAGTGATATAGCTATAACAAGTAAAAATGCTAACATGGTATTTAATGGAACTAATCGTTTTGAAGGAAATAATTATTTAATTCAAAAATATGATAAAGAAAATTTGATGGTAAGACCAGTAATTCAAGCTATAGAAGGTGGTAATATTAGTTTATCAGGTAATACTACTATAATAAGTAATACTGGCGAAGATGGACAAAAAGATGATATTAAAATTAATAATGTAGGAATATATACAGAAGGAAAAGATTCGTCATCTACTGTAAATGGAAGTTTAACAATAATTTCTGGAAATGATATATTTGAAAAAGAAGACAATCCTTATAATCCAGACGATATTTATACAGAAAAAGCAAAAGAAATTATAGAAAATACGGATATTTCTTTGATGGCAACAGCTGGAGGAAAAATAAAAGTAGAAGGAAAAGATGAAAGTAAGATTTATTTAATAGGAGATATTATTTCAGGAAAAGAGAAATCATTAATAGAAATAAATAATGGAAAAAATAGTAGTACAATAGTAGTAGGAGAAGTTCTTGCAGCTAATGGCGGAAAAGTAAATTTAGATATGTCTAATGGTGGATACTTTGTTGGAAGAGTAGATGATTATTCTTCAAGAGATTTTGATGGTATAGGGTTGCGTAATGATAAATTCTCATCAGATATAACTTCAGGTGGAGAAGTTACTTTAAATTTAGGAAATAATGCTATGTGGAATGTCATAGGTCAAAGCTTTATAACTAATCTTAATTTTACTGATGGTGGTGGAGTTGTAGATTTAACATATGAAGGAAACGCTTTGAGAATAAAAAATCTAACTGGAGAAGGAACTTTTAATTTAACATTAAACGCAGAGGAAAAAGAATTAGGAAATATGTTATATATTTATGATGTAGGTACTGGAATTGAGGCACTATCTTTAGATGATAATTCAGATGGTCAAGAATCTAAAGTATTAACTCAAAAAATAAACTTAACAGATAGTGTTTTATCTTTAGATTATGGAGAAAAATTACGTTTTGCTACATTAGGAAAAAATGCTTATGGAAAAGTAACATTTGAAGTAAATGAGGTAAAAGAAAGAGGTATTAATAATGTTTCTTTTGAAACTCATAATGAAGATTATGATATAAATGATGAAGAAAATAAAGTTTATAATGGTGATGGAGCAAGTGCTAATAAACCAGGAGATAGTCTTGTTTCTGGAAATAAAGAACAAACAAAAGATAATACATCAACAACTTTGGAAATAACATTAGCTGATGACGAAACAACTACAGAAGAAGGAAAATTTATTGCTTCTGAAAACTGGTATTTAACAAGAGTAGGAGAAGAAATCAATGATGGTGGAAAAACTATATTAGAAATGTCAAGAGCCAACTATGCAAGTGCTGTATATATGGATAACCTTAATAAACGTTTAGGAGATATGAGTTTTGTAGATGGTGATGAGGGAATTTGGACAAGAATTAGAAATGATAGAGTTGGAGAAGATAAAGAATATAGATTACGTAATAATATGTACCAATTAGGTTATGACAAAACTTATCCAATGGACGATGGAAAAGGAAATGAATATAGAGGAATAGCGCTTGAATACACAGAAGGAACTATGGAATATAAAAATATAATAGGAGAAGCAGATATAGACCGTGTAGCTTTATGGTTATATGATACAAATGTTTATAATGATGGATTCTATAGTGACTATGTATTTAGAGTAGGAAGAATGTCAAATAACTTCAGTATAAATGGAAGAGAAACTGGAGCTAAAGTAGAAGGGGATTTTAGAAACCTATTCTTAGGAGCAAGTGCAGAATTTGGGAAAAGATACGATTTAACAGAAAAAACATACTTTGAACCACAAGCGCAATTACAATATACATATATAGAAGATGTAGATTATACAACAAATCAAGGAACAAGAGTAGATTATAGTGATATTCATAGTTTAATTGGTCGTATAGGATTTAGATTAGGTCATGATTTCTATAACGATAACGGTAAAGACAATACAATTTACTTAAAAGCAGATGTAAATCATGAATTTTTAGGAGAACAAGATGTAAATGCTGTGGATATGACAGGTTCACTAGGAGAAGAATTTAGAAATTACAAAAATAAAGGAACTTGGTATGATGTAGGAATAGGAGCAGCTAAAAATATGACAGAAAATCTATATGTATATGCAGATATAGAAAGACAATTTGGTCATAGAGATGATAATTCATGGCAATTTAATTTAGGATTTAGATATAAGTTTAGTAGTATAAAAGATTTTTCATTAACAAATCTATTTGACTTTGATAAATCAGAAATTAAACCAGAAGGAAAAGAAACAATAGAAAAAGTATCAAAAGAATTGAATAAAAAAAAATATAAAGGAACATTAAAATTAGAAGGGCATACAGACTGGACAGGAACAAGAGAATACAACCAAGGTCTATCAGAAAGAAGAGCCAAAGCAGTAGAAGAAGAATTAAAGAAAAATGTAACAAATGAAAAATTAAAATATGAAACAAAAGGATATGGAGAAGATAGACCAGTAGTAGACAACAGAACAAAAGAAGGAAGAGCAAAAAATAGAAGAGTAGAAGTAAAATATGAAAAATAA
- a CDS encoding LysE family translocator encodes MFGIINYGVFFTSCIILHLTPGADTMYILGRTLSGGKNSGIVSVLGISTGVFFHTLLVAFGLSTILVKSIFVFNLIKYLGAFYLIYLGFRSILEKEKIEKDNIDTNLPRKKLLEIYKQGILTNILNPKVAIFFLAFLPQFIDESSSYGIIPFLLLGISFIITSSIYGIILVLFASKLLKGIEKTNIMKKVSGIIYIILGVMLLKAKLN; translated from the coding sequence ATGTTTGGAATAATTAATTATGGAGTATTTTTTACATCTTGTATAATTTTACATTTAACTCCAGGAGCTGATACTATGTATATTTTAGGTAGAACTCTCTCTGGGGGAAAAAATTCTGGGATAGTTTCAGTATTAGGAATATCAACAGGAGTATTTTTTCATACTTTATTAGTAGCTTTTGGACTTTCAACAATATTAGTAAAATCTATTTTTGTTTTTAATTTAATAAAATATTTGGGAGCTTTTTATCTAATTTATTTAGGATTTAGAAGTATATTAGAGAAAGAAAAAATAGAAAAAGATAATATAGATACAAATCTTCCAAGAAAAAAATTATTAGAAATCTATAAGCAAGGAATTTTAACTAATATATTAAATCCAAAGGTAGCAATATTTTTTCTAGCTTTTTTACCTCAATTTATTGATGAAAGTAGTAGTTATGGAATAATACCTTTTTTACTTTTAGGAATTAGTTTTATTATAACAAGTAGTATATATGGAATAATTTTAGTTTTGTTTGCTTCAAAACTTTTGAAAGGCATAGAAAAAACAAATATAATGAAAAAAGTTTCAGGAATAATTTATATTATTTTAGGAGTTATGTTATTAAAAGCAAAATTAAATTAA
- a CDS encoding DUF1847 domain-containing protein has product MYTCDLCEKHSCTKGEVELLPTNCPCRELEKLEEIKSLYKDEELEIAYNSALVEAEGYCQLTRVQEIIDFAKRMNYKKIGLAFCLGLSKEAKTFGKILRYHGFQVNSVICKSGGVSKKFIGIEREKQVRPYCEFEAMCNPIGQAEFLNSQKTDFNILLGLCVGHDTLFIKHSDAPITVFAVKDRVLGHNPLAAIYMAEGYYNKKLFNK; this is encoded by the coding sequence ATGTATACTTGTGATTTATGTGAAAAACATAGTTGTACAAAAGGAGAGGTAGAATTATTACCAACAAATTGTCCTTGTAGAGAATTAGAAAAATTAGAAGAAATAAAATCTTTATATAAAGATGAAGAATTGGAGATAGCTTATAATTCAGCCTTAGTTGAAGCAGAAGGATATTGTCAATTAACTAGAGTTCAAGAGATAATAGATTTTGCCAAAAGAATGAATTATAAAAAAATAGGTTTAGCTTTTTGTTTAGGTCTTTCAAAAGAAGCTAAAACATTTGGGAAAATTTTAAGATACCATGGATTTCAAGTAAACTCTGTAATATGTAAAAGTGGTGGAGTAAGTAAAAAATTTATAGGAATAGAAAGAGAAAAACAAGTAAGACCATATTGTGAATTTGAGGCTATGTGTAATCCTATTGGACAAGCAGAATTTTTAAATTCTCAAAAAACAGATTTTAATATATTATTAGGTTTATGTGTTGGGCATGATACACTTTTTATAAAACATTCAGATGCTCCAATAACAGTTTTTGCTGTTAAAGATAGAGTTCTAGGTCATAATCCTTTAGCAGCTATCTATATGGCAGAGGGATATTATAATAAAAAACTTTTTAATAAATAA
- a CDS encoding isoprenyl transferase codes for MEKNINIPKHIGIIMDGNGRWAKSKNRPRVFGHKAGATALRKIVEHCRRIGVEYLTVYAFSTENWKRSQEEVNALMTLFKTYINSERKMLLDNNVRFMVSGRKEGVSESLLKAIEKLQEETSKDYKMTLNIAFNYGGRAEIIDAIKKIKDSQEEVTEENFSKYLYNDLPDPELIIRTSGEFRISNFLLWQIAYSEFYITDTYWPDFDEKELEKAIYSYNKRERRFGGRLDAE; via the coding sequence TTGGAAAAAAATATAAATATACCAAAACATATTGGAATTATAATGGATGGAAATGGAAGATGGGCTAAAAGTAAAAATAGACCTAGAGTTTTTGGACATAAAGCTGGAGCAACAGCCTTAAGAAAAATAGTAGAACATTGTAGAAGAATAGGGGTAGAGTATTTAACAGTCTATGCTTTCTCAACAGAAAATTGGAAAAGGTCACAAGAAGAAGTAAATGCTTTAATGACTTTGTTTAAAACATATATAAACTCAGAAAGAAAAATGTTATTAGATAATAATGTAAGATTTATGGTTTCAGGAAGAAAAGAGGGAGTTAGTGAATCTCTTTTAAAAGCAATAGAAAAATTACAAGAAGAAACTTCAAAAGATTATAAAATGACATTAAATATTGCATTTAATTATGGAGGAAGAGCTGAAATAATTGATGCAATAAAAAAAATAAAGGATTCTCAAGAGGAGGTTACAGAGGAAAATTTTTCAAAATATCTATATAATGATTTGCCAGACCCAGAATTAATTATAAGAACAAGTGGAGAATTTAGAATTTCAAATTTTCTTCTTTGGCAAATAGCTTATTCAGAATTTTATATAACAGATACTTATTGGCCAGATTTTGATGAAAAAGAATTAGAAAAGGCAATATACAGTTATAACAAAAGAGAAAGAAGATTTGGAGGAAGATTAGATGCTGAATAG
- a CDS encoding MBL fold metallo-hydrolase, producing the protein MKKENYYKVSNPFKNIYRIYEPGDIFSTLIIGEEKALLIDTGHGFENLKEEVKKITSLPLMVINTHGHMDHTGGNYLFDEIHINPKDIPLYYKYEKEKKMMIDTYKELYKERGLVMWADDFNEEKFLKTTTKTFIPLENNQIIDLGNRKLEVIEVPGHTLGHMVILDYETGIVFSGDAVSTSIWIYYNNGISPEQYIENLEVLKKYSIKGFLSAHVENLLPPSLVTELQNLIKERDPEKSKVFTHRRNGEKALIYRKDVETLGRLYLLYSIKEKYKV; encoded by the coding sequence ATGAAAAAAGAAAATTATTACAAAGTATCTAATCCATTTAAAAATATCTATAGGATTTATGAACCAGGAGATATTTTTTCTACTCTAATTATTGGAGAGGAGAAAGCTCTTCTTATAGATACAGGACATGGATTTGAAAATTTAAAAGAGGAAGTGAAAAAAATAACTTCTCTTCCTTTAATGGTTATTAATACTCATGGACATATGGACCATACAGGAGGAAATTATCTTTTTGATGAAATCCACATTAATCCTAAGGATATTCCTTTATACTATAAGTATGAAAAAGAAAAAAAGATGATGATTGATACCTACAAAGAGCTTTATAAAGAAAGAGGCTTGGTAATGTGGGCAGATGACTTTAATGAAGAAAAATTTTTAAAAACAACTACAAAAACTTTTATTCCTTTAGAAAATAATCAAATTATAGATTTAGGAAATAGAAAATTAGAGGTTATTGAAGTTCCAGGGCATACTCTTGGACATATGGTTATACTTGACTATGAAACAGGAATTGTATTTTCTGGTGATGCAGTTTCTACTTCTATATGGATATATTATAACAATGGAATTTCCCCTGAACAATATATTGAAAATTTAGAAGTATTAAAAAAATATTCAATAAAAGGATTTTTATCAGCTCATGTAGAAAATTTACTTCCTCCATCTCTTGTAACAGAATTACAAAACTTAATCAAAGAAAGAGACCCTGAAAAAAGTAAAGTTTTCACTCATAGAAGAAATGGAGAAAAAGCTTTAATCTATAGAAAAGATGTTGAAACTTTAGGTAGACTTTATTTACTTTATTCTATAAAAGAAAAATATAAAGTATAA